The genomic interval CTAAACTCCCTCTCTTTACTTTCAGATAAATTGGATAAAGAATATATTGTAGCAAAATGATTGAATTGGTAATTGATGGAAAAAGGATAAAGACAGAACAAGGAAAGAACATTCTTGAGGTTTGTCTTGATGAAAATATTGATCTTCCAAACCTTTGCTATGATTCCCGTCTTAAAAGCTTTGGTGCCTGTAGGCTATGCCTGGTTGAGGTAGAGCGAGCAAAGGGCTTCCTTCCAGCCTGCACAACAAGCGCAATTGAAGGAATGGTTGTTAAGACAAACACAGAGAGGCTTTTAGAAATAAGAAAGGAGCTCCTTGAGCTTATCCTCTCAGACCACCCTGATGACTGCCTTGTTTGTGAAAAGAACGGGGATTGTAAGCTTCAAGAATATGCCTATCAATATGGTGTTAGAAGGGAGAAATATTCAGAGAAATTAAGCATCCTAAAGGAAAACAGCCCATATCGGACAAACCCATTTATTGAGAGGGATACGGACAAATGTATTCTATGTGGAAGGTGTGTAAGAATCTGCGATGAGCTTATGGGAAGGAATGTTTTGGATTTTGCAAATAGGGGGTTTTCTTCTTTAATCACCACAGGCTTGAATAAGCCCCTTGAGGAGAGCAATTGTGAATTTTGTGGTCAATGTATCTCTACCTGCCCGGTTGGTGCTTTATCTTCAAAGATAAAAAAGAAAGGAAGACATTGGGAGACAAAGAAAACAAAGACCATCTGTCCATATTGTGGCTGTGGATGTCCGATAATATTAGAGACAAAAGGCAATACAATAATTGATGTTTCATCAAACAACAATCTCTGCATAAAGGGAAGGTTTGGGTTTGATTTTGTAAACCACAAGGAGAGGCTGAAAAAACCCTTGATAAGTCAGGGGTCAGGGGTCAGGGGTCAGGGGTCAAAATTTAAGGAGGTGGAATGGGGGGAGGCATTGGATTTTGTAGCAAAGAGGTTTTTAAAGATAAAAGAAAAATATGGGGCAGATGCTATGGGTGGGTTTGCTTCGGCAAAGGTAACCAATGAGGAAAATTTCTTGTTTCAAAAATTTATGAGGGCTGTTTTGCAGACAAACAATGTTGACCATTGTGCAAGGCTATGCCATGCTTCAACCATGGCTGGTTTAGCAAAATCTTTTGGCTCGGCTGCTATGACAAACACAATCAATGATATAGCTTGCTCTGATTGCATCATTGTCATTGGCTCAAATACAACAGAAGCACACCCAATTGTAGGGCTTAAAATAAAGGAGGCGATTAGAGAGGGTGCAAAGCTCATTGTTATAGACCCAAGAAAGATTGAGCTAGTAGAGCTAGCAAATATATGGTTAAGGCAGAAGCCAGGCACAGATGTTTGCTTGATAAATTGCTTAATGAATGTCATTTTAAAGGAAGGTCTTTATAAGAAGGATTTTATAAATGAAAGGACGAGTGGATTTAAAGACCTTTGCAAGGCAATTGAAAAATATACCTTAGAATATGGAGAAGAAATTACAGGTTGCAAAAAGGAACTTATTATTGAAGCAGCAAGGATTTATGGAAAGGCAGAAAGGGCATCAATTATCTATTCAATGGGCATAACCCAGCATACAACAGGTGTGGACAATGTCCTTTCTTTGGCAAATCTAGTAATGATGACGGGAAATATTGGAAGGGAAGGAACGGGATTAAACCCTTTAAGGGGTCAAAACAATGTCCAGGGTGCTTGTGATATGGGGTGCTTACCAGACCTTTTACCAGGATACCAAAAAATAGAAGATGAGAAAATAAGGGAAAACTTTGAAAAGGCTTGGAATGTAAAGATTCCAACCGAACAGGGTTTAACCCTAACAGAAATGATTGCATCTATTGATATAAAATGCCTCTATATTATGGGAGAAAACCCCCTTTTGTCTGATCCTGATATAAACCGTGTAAAAGAGGCTTTTTCAAAAAAGGAATTCATTGTTGTTGCTGATATATTCCTCACAGAGACAGCAGAGCTTGCCGATGTTGTTTTGCCATCTTGTTCATTTGCCGAAAAGGATGGAACATTTACAAATACAGAGAGGCGTATTCAATTGCTAAATAAGGCTATAGAGCCACCCGGTGAGGCAAAAGCAGATTGGGAGATAATCCAGATGCTCTCAAATAAAATGGGATACAATATGGAATACAAAGATTCAGGGGAAATTATGAAGGAAATTGCAAGCCTTACACCAATCTATGAAGGAATATCTCATAAAAGGCTTAAAAATGAAAGTTTGCATTGGCCCTGCCTTAATGTCAATCACCCGGGAACGCCCATTTTGCATCGGGAAAAATTTACACGGGGATTAGGATTATTTTGCCCAGTAGAATATAAACCAGCGGCTGAAGAGCCAGATATAGCATACCCATTTATCCTTACCACAGGAAGGATAAGGGAGCATTACCATACAGGAACCCTCTCAAGGAGAAGTCTTGCTTTAGATAATTACATAAAAGAGGGATTTGCTGAAATAAACCCAAAAGATGCTAGCAAACTTGGAATTTTAGATGGAGAAATGGTGAAGGTTTCATCAAGAAGGGGAGAGATAGAGATAAAGGCAAGGATAACCGACATAGTTCCATCGGGTGTTGTCTTTATTCCATTTCACTTCAGGGAATCACCTGTAAATATATTGACCAATCCATCCCTTGACCCAATAGCAAAGATACCCGAATTTAAGGTATCCGCTGTTAGGATTGAAGCTCTTTAAAATCTTGGTATGTATTTAAAATTTATTCTAAACCTTCTTTTTGAGAAAATTATTGACAAATCTTAAGCCTTTAAGATAAATTTACTTTAAGAT from bacterium carries:
- the fdhF gene encoding formate dehydrogenase subunit alpha, which gives rise to MIELVIDGKRIKTEQGKNILEVCLDENIDLPNLCYDSRLKSFGACRLCLVEVERAKGFLPACTTSAIEGMVVKTNTERLLEIRKELLELILSDHPDDCLVCEKNGDCKLQEYAYQYGVRREKYSEKLSILKENSPYRTNPFIERDTDKCILCGRCVRICDELMGRNVLDFANRGFSSLITTGLNKPLEESNCEFCGQCISTCPVGALSSKIKKKGRHWETKKTKTICPYCGCGCPIILETKGNTIIDVSSNNNLCIKGRFGFDFVNHKERLKKPLISQGSGVRGQGSKFKEVEWGEALDFVAKRFLKIKEKYGADAMGGFASAKVTNEENFLFQKFMRAVLQTNNVDHCARLCHASTMAGLAKSFGSAAMTNTINDIACSDCIIVIGSNTTEAHPIVGLKIKEAIREGAKLIVIDPRKIELVELANIWLRQKPGTDVCLINCLMNVILKEGLYKKDFINERTSGFKDLCKAIEKYTLEYGEEITGCKKELIIEAARIYGKAERASIIYSMGITQHTTGVDNVLSLANLVMMTGNIGREGTGLNPLRGQNNVQGACDMGCLPDLLPGYQKIEDEKIRENFEKAWNVKIPTEQGLTLTEMIASIDIKCLYIMGENPLLSDPDINRVKEAFSKKEFIVVADIFLTETAELADVVLPSCSFAEKDGTFTNTERRIQLLNKAIEPPGEAKADWEIIQMLSNKMGYNMEYKDSGEIMKEIASLTPIYEGISHKRLKNESLHWPCLNVNHPGTPILHREKFTRGLGLFCPVEYKPAAEEPDIAYPFILTTGRIREHYHTGTLSRRSLALDNYIKEGFAEINPKDASKLGILDGEMVKVSSRRGEIEIKARITDIVPSGVVFIPFHFRESPVNILTNPSLDPIAKIPEFKVSAVRIEAL